A single region of the Bicyclus anynana chromosome 14, ilBicAnyn1.1, whole genome shotgun sequence genome encodes:
- the LOC112052177 gene encoding trafficking protein particle complex subunit 13, whose product MDGKEVIEHLVALKVMRLTKPALISPKIVTCDFKDLPGNILNNYLKDDATSVVQMETLAAGQFLLLPQSFGNIYLGETFSCYVCVHNETNQPVQSVSIKADLQTSSYRIPLTTQQNTAPLKLDVDETLSDVIHHEVKDLGTHILVCEVTYMSNYNTLASFRKFFKFEVMKPLDVKTKFYNAESDDVFVEAQVQNITSGPIILEQVSLETSPQFTVKSLNEDSDGKSVFGDVTLLQTQESCQYLYCLTPKDNILKDIKLIAAAKNIGKLDIVWRSNLGEKGRLQTSQLKRMTTDYGDIRVTYENLSSKVPVDEPFNFKCKIVNASDRTLDLILKLRSLPDSSLLWCGISNRKLGPLEPGKVIFINLTALPINSGLHNIRGVSLVDLFLKRTYDYDDLASIFVY is encoded by the coding sequence atggaCGGCAAAGAAGTTATTGAACACTTAGTCGCTCTAAAAGTGATGAGACTGACCAAACCAGCTTTGATCAGTCCAAAAATTGTAACTTGCGATTTCAAAGATCTACCAGGGAATATTTTAAACAACTATTTAAAGGATGATGCTACTTCAGTCGTGCAAATGGAGACGCTGGCCGCCGGACAGTTTCTGTTGTTACCACAGAGTTTCGGAAACATATACTTGGGAGAGACGTTTTCGTGCTACGTTTGTGTTCATAATGAAACTAATCAGCCTGTTCAGAGCGTGTCCATCAAAGCTGATCTACAAACAAGTTCATATAGAATACCACTAACGACCCAACAAAATACAGCTCCGCTGAAGCTTGATGTTGATGAAACTCTAAGTGATGTTATTCATCATGAAGTTAAGGATCTAGGTACTCATATTCTAGTTTGTGAAGTCACTTACATGTCTAATTACAATACATTGGCTTCATTTCGTAAATTCTTCAAGTTTGAAGTAATGAAACCTTTAgatgttaaaacaaaattttacaatgcAGAGTCAGATGATGTGTTTGTGGAAGCACAAGTGCAAAACATAACTTCAGGGCCCATTATACTAGAACAGGTTTCCTTAGAAACTTCCCCTCAGTTTACTGTTAAGTCTCTTAATGAAGATAGCGATGGGAAGTCAGTATTTGGAGATGTAACTCTGCTACAAACACAGGAGAGTTGTCAGTATTTATATTGCCTGACTCCTAAAGACAACATATTGAAAGATATCAAATTAATAGCTGCAGCAAAGAACATTGGCAAGTTAGACATTGTCTGGAGGTCAAACTTGGGTGAAAAAGGCAGATTACAAACAAGCCAGCTTAAAAGGATGACCACAGATTATGGTGATATTCGAGTCACATATGAAAATTTATCCAGCAAAGTTCCTGTTGATGAGCCATTCAATTTCAAATGCAAAATAGTCAATGCCAGTGATAGGACACtggatttaattttaaagcttCGCTCTCTTCCTGATTCTAGTCTGCTCTGGTGCGGGATTTCAAACAGGAAGTTAGGTCCATTGGAACCAGGGAAAGTCATATTTATCAATCTAACAGCTCTCCCAATTAACTCTGGTCTCCATAACATAAGAGGAGTTTCATtggtagatttatttttaaagagaacttatgattatgatgacttggcttctatttttgtgtattaa
- the LOC112052186 gene encoding derlin-2, with protein MAYQTLLQEYMLVPPVTRVYTTACVITTLAVQLDLVSPFQLYFNPILILRKYQLWRLVTTFLFFGNLGFNFFFNMIFTYRYCRMLEEGSFRGRTADFVVMFIFGGVLMILCAFFVNLLFLGQAFTIMIVYIWSRRNVYVRMNFFGLMNFQAPYLPWVLLGFSVLLGNAISVDLVGMAIGHIYFFIEDVLPRHRGGQKLLKTPRFLKKLFDPQTESDYVPLPELANIRPGGFDWRNPEPNAPRAPNDNANR; from the exons ATGGCATATCAAACGCTTTTGCAGGAATATATGCTAGTGCCACCGGTAACGAGGGTCTATACAACTGCTTGTGTAATAACTACTTTGGCTGTG CAACTGGATCTCGTGTCCCCATTCCAGCTGTATTTTAACCCAATACTGATCCTTAGGAAATACCAGTTATGGAGACTGGTTACAACATTCCTCTTTTTTGGCAACTTAGGgtttaatttctttttcaataTGATATTTACATACAGATACTGTAGAATGTTGGAGGAAGGATCTTTCAGGGGGAGGACTGCTGATTTTGTTGTTATGTTTATATTTGGAGGAGTTTTAATGATT TTATGTGCTTTCTTtgttaacttattatttttaggtcAAGCATTTACTATTATGATTGTTTATATATGGTCAAGACGTAATGTTTATGTTCGTATGAACTTTTTTGGACTGATGAATTTTCag gcACCATACTTGCCGTGGGTTTTACTGGGATTCTCTGTGTTACTTGGCAATGCAATATCAGTTGATTTGGTGGGAATGGCCATTGGAcacatatatttctttatagAAGATGTTCTTCCACGTCACAGAGGCGGCCAAAAGTTACTGAAGACTCCTAGATTTCT cAAGAAACTGTTTGACCCCCAGACAGAAAGCGACTACGTCCCACTGCCAGAGTTGGCCAATATAAGGCCCGGAGGCTTTGACTGGAGGAACCCTGAACCCAACGCTCCCCGCGCACCCAATGACAACGCGAATAGATAA
- the LOC112053790 gene encoding protein phosphatase PTC7 homolog — MMQSIFWTGRVLSRAIRNGLSSFSNAAELNVSNKKHPYLVSVVCGFPKDIANGRSHKGQFGDDAWFSTNFNNADVIGVADGVGGWRAYGIDPGEFSSYLMRTCERLVRMGHFKMSEPGDLLAKSYYELLEHKKPILGSSTACVMILDRNESIMRAANIGDSGFMVVRGGRVVHRSHEQQHYFNTPYQLSLPPPGHDRNVLSDRPESAETAEFKVECGDVILVATDGVFDNVPEPVLVAEMRRAGGAAGAGEQHLQGVANSIAWMARNLSFDGCYMSPFAKSARQNGIDAIGGKPDDITVLLAIVAL; from the exons ATGATGCAGTCAATATTCTGGACAGGCAGAGTGCTATCACGTGCTATTAGAAATGGACTTTCGAGTTTTTCCAATGCAGCGGAATTAAACGTTTCGAATAAGAAACATCCTTATTTAGTGTCAGTTGTTTGTGGTTTTCCTAAAGACATTGCTAATGGAAGATCTCATAAAGGACAGTTTGGAGACGACGCATGGTTTTCCACAAATTTCAACAATGCAGATGTCATTG GAGTTGCTGATGGAGTGGGAGGCTGGCGCGCCTATGGCATTGATCCTGGGGAGTTCTCATCATATCTCATGAGAACATGTGAGAGGCTCGTCCGAATGGGACATTTTAAGATGTCAGAGCCTGGAGACCTCCTAGCTAAGTCATATTATGAGCTGCTAGAACACAAAAAACCAATTTTAG GTAGCAGCACGGCTTGCGTAATGATCCTCGACCGCAACGAGTCGATCATGCGCGCCGCGAACATTGGCGACAGCGGCTTCATGGTGGTGCGCGGCGGGCGCGTGGTACACCGCTCTCATGAGCAGCAACACTATTTCAACACGCCCTACCAGCTCAGCTTGCCGCCGCCGGGACACGACAGGAACGTTCTTAGTGATAG GCCAGAGTCAGCAGAGACGGCCGAGTTCAAAGTGGAGTGTGGCGACGTGATCCTCGTGGCGACGGACGGCGTGTTCGACAACGTGCCGGAGCCGGTGCTGGTTGCGGAGAtgcggcgcgcgggcggcgcggcgggggCGGGGGAGCAGCACCTGCAGGGCGTCGCCAACTCCATCGCGTGGATGGCGAGGAACCTGTCTTTCGATGGTTGCTACATGTCGCCCTTCGCGAAGAGCGCGCGCCAGAACGGCATCGATGCTATAG GAGGAAAACCAGACGACATAACGGTGCTACTTGCAATTGTAGCGCTATGA
- the LOC112053797 gene encoding AP-2 complex subunit alpha, giving the protein MPAVRGDGMRGLAVFISDIRNCKSKEAEIKRINKELANIRSKFKGDKTLDGYQKKKYVCKLLFIFLLGHDIDFGHMEAVNLLSSNKYSEKQIGYLFISVLVNTNSDLIKLIIQSIKNDLQSRNPIHVNLALQCIANIGSKDMAEAFGTEIPKLLVSGDTMDVVKQSAALCLLRLFRKSPEIIPGGEWTSRIIHLLNDPHMGVVTAATSLIDALVKKNPEEYKGCVTLAVARLSRIVTASYTDLQDYTYYFVPAPWLSVKLLRLLQNYTPPSEEPGVRGRLSECLETIFNKAQEPPKSKKVQHSNAKNAVLFEAISLIIHNDSEPNLLVRACNQLGQFLSNRETNLRYLALESMCHLATSEFSHEAVKKHQEVVILSMKMEKDVSVRQQAVDLLYAMCDKTNAEEIVQEMLAYLETADYSIREEMVLKVAILSEKYATDFTWYVDVILNLIRIAGDYVSEEVWYRVIQIVINREEVQGYAAKTVFEALQAPTCHENMVKVGGYILGEFGNLIAGDTRSSPQVQFELLHSKYHLCSAATRALLLSTYIKLVNLFPEIKNRVQEVFRADSNLRSADVELQQRASEYLQLSIVASSDVLATVLEEMPAFPERESSILAVLKKKKPGRIPDEVRESKSPLPNITPAPIINNIANTNSSSADLLGLSTPPGTNANATGNGLFDVLGDLYTTPKISPTTVQQNNIKKFLFKNNGVLFENDLIQIGVKSEFRQNLGRIGLFYGNKTQSPIQNVHPELHWNDLHKLNVQMKPMEPVLEAGAQIQQMLTAECIEDFHDTASMSVSFVYNGVPQKISMKLPLTLNKFFEPTEMNGESFFARWKNLGGEQQRAQKIFKAQGSIDLAAARTKLSGFGMQLLDGIDPNPDNFVCAGIVHTRMQQVGCLMRLEPNKQAQMFRLTVRSSKETVSQEICDLLADQF; this is encoded by the coding sequence ATGCCTGCCGTCAGGGGAGATGGAATGCGAGGGCTCGCAGTTTTCATATCGGACATTAGAAACTGCAAAAGTAAAGAAGCAGAAATCAAAAGGATCAACAAAGAACTGGCTAACATACGTAGTAAGTTCAAAGGCGACAAAACTCTCGATGGCTACCAGAAAAAGAAGTACGTCTGTAAACTGCTATTTATCTTCTTATTAGGTCACGATATTGATTTTGGTCATATGGAAGCTGTAAACTTATTATCGTCCAACAAATATTCGGAGAAACAAATAGGATACTTATTCATATCAGTGCTGGTCAACACCAATAGTGATCTCATCAAACTTATCATTCAGAGCATCAAGAATGACCTACAGTCTCGAAACCCTATTCATGTGAATCTCGCCTTGCAATGTATAGCCAATATTGGCAGCAAGGATATGGCTGAGGCGTTTGGTACTGAGATTCCTAAATTGCTAGTATCTGGGGATACCATGGATGTTGTTAAGCAGTCTGCAGCTCTCTGTCTTTTAAGATTATTCCGAAAGTCACCTGAAATTATCCCTGGTGGTGAGTGGACATCTAGAATAATACATTTGTTAAATGACCCACATATGGGTGTTGTGACAGCAGCTACATCGTTGATAGATGCACTTGTAAAGAAGAATCCTGAAGAATATAAGGGATGTGTCACACTAGCTGTAGCTAGACTAAGCAGAATTGTGACAGCTAGCTATACAGACTTGCAAGATTATACTTACTATTTTGTTCCGGCACCTTGGCTATCAGTAAAACTTTTGAGATTACTGCAGAACTATACTCCACCCTCGGAAGAGCCAGGTGTAAGAGGACGCCTGTCTGAATGTTTGGAGACTATTTTCAACAAAGCCCAGGAACCACCAAAATCAAAGAAAGTTCAGCACTCAAATGCAAAAAATGCAGTCCTCTTTGAAGCTATAAGCTTGATAATACATAATGACAGTGAACCAAATTTGTTAGTACGGGCTTGCAACCAGCTTGGGCAGTTTTTGAGTAACCGTGAGACCAACCTCAGATATTTGGCACTTGAATCCATGTGTCATCTTGCTACATCTGAATTTTCTCATGAAGCTGTGAAAAAACATCAAGAAGTTGTTATACTTTCAATGAAGATGGAGAAAGATGTATCTGTACGTCAACAAGCCGTTGATTTACTGTATGCAATGTGTGACAAAACAAATGCAGAGGAAATTGTGCAGGAAATGTTGGCATATTTGGAAACTGCTGATTATTCTATTAGAGAGGAGATGGTGTTGAAAGTTGCTATATTATCAGAGAAGTATGCTACTGATTTCACGTGGTATGTAGATGTTATTTTGAATCTTATTAGAATTGCAGGGGATTATGTTTCTGAAGAAGTTTGGTATAGAGTCattcaaattgtaataaacaGAGAAGAAGTTCAAGGGTATGCTGCTAAAACTGTCTTTGAAGCTTTACAAGCCCCAACATGTCATGAAAACATGGTTAAGGTAGGGGGGTACATCCTTGGAGAGTTTGGTAACCTAATAGCTGGTGACACTCGCTCTTCACCACAAGTTCAATTTGAACTTCTTCACTCCAAGTATCATCTTTGTTCAGCGGCTACTAGAGCTCTGTTGCTGTCTACATACATCAAACTGGTTAATTTGTTCccagaaattaaaaatagagtACAAGAGGTATTCAGGGCAGATTCTAATTTACGTTCAGCTGATGTGGAGCTACAACAGAGAGCATCAGAATACTTGCAGTTAAGTATAGTTGCTAGTTCTGATGTACTGGCAACAGTTTTGGAAGAAATGCCTGCATTCCCAGAAAGAGAATCATCTATATTAGCTgtattgaaaaagaaaaaaccaGGACGCATACCTGATGAGGTAAGAGAATCAAAAAGCCCTCTACCCAATATTACTCCAGctccaataataaataacatcgcAAACACAAACAGCTCTAGTGCTGACCTTCTTGGATTATCTACACCACCTGGCACTAATGCTAATGCTACTGGAAATGGCTTATTTGATGTTCTTGGTGATCTGTATACCACTCCTAAAATCAGCCCAACTACAGTACAGCAAAATAATATCaagaaatttttattcaaaaataatggaGTACTCTTTGAAAATGACCTCATACAAATTGGTGTGAAGAGTGAGTTTAGACAGAATTTAGGGAGGATTGGTTTATTCTATGGCAACAAAACGCAGTCCCCAATTCAAAATGTCCACCCTGAATTACACTGGAATGATTTACATAAGCTGAATGTCCAGATGAAGCCTATGGAACCTGTACTGGAAGCAGGTGCTCAAATACAACAGATGTTGACTGCAGAATGTATTGAAGATTTCCATGACACAGCCAGCATGTCCGTATCTTTTGTTTATAATGGTGTTCCACAAAAAATCTCTATGAAGCTTCCACTCACACTCAATAAATTTTTTGAACCAACTGAAATGAATGGAGAATCATTCTTTGCTAGATGGAAAAACTTAGGTGGTGAGCAGCAAAGAGCTCAGAAAATTTTCAAGGCTCAGGGTTCTATTGATTTAGCTGCGGCACGTACAAAACTGTCTGGCTTTGGTATGCAGCTACTGGATGGGATTGACCCTAATCCTGACAACTTTGTTTGTGCAGGCATAGTGCACACAAGGATGCAACAAGTAGGATGTCTCATGAGATTAGAACCTAACAAGCAAGCTCAAATGTTCAGACTCACTGTAAGATCAAGTAAGGAAACTGTCTCACAAGAAATATGTGATCTGCTGGCAGATCAGTTCTAA
- the LOC112053798 gene encoding uncharacterized protein LOC112053798 isoform X2, which produces MLDGWYCRSIANMQANEAASASNSMNADAPRSLDSRKDYSSDSSSDQEPEPNYKAQYFTLKKKLKYLIYENECFQDALRSSQKRLLKVSRDRSFLLDRLLQYEKHESTTSDSEDTESSDDATYNHAETMKRKKMDNSAGQQVLSTPSALNKGLNNTMKRKRAVVPKKTPNTNNPHQASGTMMAKASPALGFGLSASDGHMTPEEVERHLQSRQSYLELLPERAPPTVPTEMFSNDPSLDSESNDVLENSPNVDEWFD; this is translated from the exons ATGCTAGACGGGTGGTACTGTCGGTCTATAGCAAATATGCAGGCCAATGAAGCAGCCAGTGCAAGCAATAGCATGAACGCAGATGCGCCTCGCAGCCTCGACTCTCGGAAAGACTATTCCAGTGACAGCAGCAGCGACCAAGAGCCTGAACCCAATTACAAGGCTCAGTATTTTACACTCAAGAAAAAACTGAAGTATCTCATTTAT GAAAATGAATGTTTTCAAGATGCTCTAAGAAGCAGTCAAAAGAGACTTCTTAAGGTTTCCCGCGACCGCAGCTTCCTGTTAGACAGATTGTTGCAATATGAGAAACATGAAAGCACCACTTCGGACAGTGAAGATACCGAGTCCTCGGATGATGCAACTTATAATCATGCTGAGACAATGAAAAG GAAAAAGATGGACAACAGTGCTGGCCAGCAAGTCTTATCCACACCATCTGCACTCAATAAAGGTCTCAATAATACTATGAAAAGGAAAAGAGCAGTTGTCCCTAAAAAAACACCAAATACTAATAATCCT CATCAAGCTAGTGGTACCATGATGGCGAAAGCATCGCCAGCACTAGGATTTGGTCTATCGGCGAGCGATGGTCACATGACTCCCGAAGAGGTGGAACGCCACCTACAGTCACGGCAGTCCTACCTCGAACTGTTGCCTGAGCGAGCGCCCCCAACTGTACCTACAGAAATGTTTAGCAATGACCCTTCACTTGACAG tgaatCAAATGATGTTCTGGAAAATTCACCAAATGTGGACGAATGGTTTGATTAA
- the LOC112053798 gene encoding uncharacterized protein LOC112053798 isoform X1, with translation MLDGWYCRSIANMQANEAASASNSMNADAPRSLDSRKDYSSDSSSDQEPEPNYKAQYFTLKKKLKYLIYENECFQDALRSSQKRLLKVSRDRSFLLDRLLQYEKHESTTSDSEDTESSDDATYNHAETMKRKKMDNSAGQQVLSTPSALNKGLNNTMKRKRAVVPKKTPNTNNPVRQKMHQASGTMMAKASPALGFGLSASDGHMTPEEVERHLQSRQSYLELLPERAPPTVPTEMFSNDPSLDSESNDVLENSPNVDEWFD, from the exons ATGCTAGACGGGTGGTACTGTCGGTCTATAGCAAATATGCAGGCCAATGAAGCAGCCAGTGCAAGCAATAGCATGAACGCAGATGCGCCTCGCAGCCTCGACTCTCGGAAAGACTATTCCAGTGACAGCAGCAGCGACCAAGAGCCTGAACCCAATTACAAGGCTCAGTATTTTACACTCAAGAAAAAACTGAAGTATCTCATTTAT GAAAATGAATGTTTTCAAGATGCTCTAAGAAGCAGTCAAAAGAGACTTCTTAAGGTTTCCCGCGACCGCAGCTTCCTGTTAGACAGATTGTTGCAATATGAGAAACATGAAAGCACCACTTCGGACAGTGAAGATACCGAGTCCTCGGATGATGCAACTTATAATCATGCTGAGACAATGAAAAG GAAAAAGATGGACAACAGTGCTGGCCAGCAAGTCTTATCCACACCATCTGCACTCAATAAAGGTCTCAATAATACTATGAAAAGGAAAAGAGCAGTTGTCCCTAAAAAAACACCAAATACTAATAATCCTGTAAGACAGAAGATG CATCAAGCTAGTGGTACCATGATGGCGAAAGCATCGCCAGCACTAGGATTTGGTCTATCGGCGAGCGATGGTCACATGACTCCCGAAGAGGTGGAACGCCACCTACAGTCACGGCAGTCCTACCTCGAACTGTTGCCTGAGCGAGCGCCCCCAACTGTACCTACAGAAATGTTTAGCAATGACCCTTCACTTGACAG tgaatCAAATGATGTTCTGGAAAATTCACCAAATGTGGACGAATGGTTTGATTAA